GGGCCAGAAATAATTTTTCACTTAAATTTCTTTCGTGGAACCGGCTGTCAGTTACATAACTTCAAAATAAGTTGCTGATACAGGGTCCGCATAAAACAGGTCCACCTGCCCCTGATctagagcattcccgtgagaattgagcaggatacggagctagaaaactcactggatgatggctaataaattaaattaagcaaATATCAGTATTTTAGAAACACGTGTTTTCAACTGCAAAAACGGTAtatggcaaacacttcgagtgtatttctgcaatgaaaagcttttcagcgaaaactcagattggaagagaaactcggcctaaaatctcttcggagggtatcgcgtcttgcatttatttttatttatttatgcctaTATTACTAAAAATGGGTTTAAAATGTCCCTAGGTTAGATAATTTTAAAACGGCAGACGAACTTTTTTTTGACTGGAACTCTTTATTTATGGTACGAATAAAGCCACTATGTACAGGTACGATGATAGAAAATGTGGAATTTCTTGATTTCATTGATTTGTTTTGGATTATGtgagaaaaatttatatatcagCGTATAACACGATATGTaagattttcaaacattttaacaatgcaaaaaattttgaaagtgttactttttgtatggcacgtcgatattcGTTGTTGTTTTATCAACCATTAacgaaaattaaaatcaaattatttGCTACCGTAATTGCCTTTTCCTGCCACAATTCAATGATTGAAATGAATCTAGCCGTGGGAAGAAATCCATTTAAGTAAATGGAAGATTATATCGTCGGtcccatggaagactaacacTTTTCAGTTCTTCACGTAGAAAACTAGCACAGTATACTAATGGTGCGGAAAACTAGCATAGTTTTTTGTTGCGTGGAACACTCGCCCTTTGATACTGAGGAAAAGGGGCTATCGGACCAAATAGGGTTGGAATGGACCATATTTTTGCCatatggaccaaagtggcaaccgtggtcacgagttaagaaaaaatatactaaaaaatcttttgtcaacgaatgttgtTTATTTTGAACTTGTTCGTgcgttttagaacaattttttttctgagtgCACTATGTTTCCTGGGATGATGGTATCGTGCACCGCAAAACACACTAAATGTCTTGAGTTAAAGTCCCCCGGAAGGCAACATGACCAACTTAGAAAGAAAGTTGTTTTAATTGGAAAACGAGttcttctaagcgggatcgcccctaaGCAGTGGTTTTGCAAATACCACGAATGTATTTCTGttggcattaaacatgtaggtcccattccTCCAGTTTGTAGGAGaaactaaaaagaagcacaacgcaaattggaagcgagtTTTACGCTTATATTTCCTTGGAGGTAaaacgcgccaagtatttttttggcACCACTTTCCGAGGGTTTTGTAAATAGCCGCGACATCCAGCAACACCTATTGCAAAGgtaaaatcctattttggtaaTATATCGTCTCTTTAAAGCCCCTGGAAAActtgccatattcataacgcccaattcgtaaacatatttttacttaatctatatatatagatataaatgaatttgtgtgcatTAGAACGTTCAAAGCTGAAAGACGGCTATAgccatttcaataatttttctctgttattttcgatctgattcagggatcatttacggaaaaatcttttttttttaaatcctcaattgaaaaatatttaagcTCATACTCAAAACCGGTTTTACCAATTTCAatcattttttctttcctttattcgATTGGACTAAAAGCGGactcattggtgccgtttgtcgtatcgctgtagtcgtatcctaacgtaatcagctgtttatcgttacgacggaaaaccaaaaaccaattggttggctacgatacggttacgaccttagcggcaccaataatcgattgcattgattcccataaggttggtcgaatcagctgttataaggttaccgatacggttaccaataaagcaccaatgtcaGCAGCTTAAGTGttcatttataacaaaaaaaaaatttgtttgaaaatccTCAATTTATTAATGTTATAGCtaattgaattttatatatagatagaacTAATTTGACTGTTATTATTCTACCTGCATTGGCTGTTTTTATAAATGCTGTTACTCCCCTTTCGTATATCCAACATTTCTCCATTTCGTATATGCTAAGAagtgatataaatttaaatttttcctatgcAACCAGTGCTGCCGCTCACATAAAATGGaacaaaacgcttttgagagtaCCAAAATAATTGATTCCCAGTtgtaatcttaatatatataaatttcgtgtcaGGTTGTTtctccgcgatggactcctaatatacttaaccgatttcaatcACATTTGCACACCGTGTACATTCCTGTGAAGTTTTTTCTGGGAAGGAACAAGGGACCAatctttttgaacaaattttgctTCGATTCATCTGAAATTGGGCATATACATAGGTAGCCTGTTGCATAGATTAGTATTTATGCACTTTTTTCGGGATATGGAGCAGGCGccgactggaactgggacttggggtgagactgggactgggaaaaagggatggagaagaacaagaataactagagagaagagagaaggagaaagagatagagttgaACGTAGATATAGAGAtatggatagatggagcggaaaagaaaCTGAGGGAAAAGACGAAGGGAGAAACAgacgcagaaaaagagaaagCCAGAGGAAGgcgtgaataaaaagataaggaaaagggGGATAGAGGGGAAGGgaaagtaagaggtaaaaacgACTAAAGCTAGGGCggagcaacgtctgccgggtctgctagtcataaataaatgtatattggcatcgcttattcgtgccttaacttaaaaaatgtaataacttcataaaatagaaaatgcaAAAACTTCAAAACGATAAATATAATctccaaaatgtgaataaattcgccaacgcaaaaatttatagattgtgGATATGGCGGAAacccaaaaactaattggttggctatagtATCGTTATGGCTAAGGCGTTATTTAAtggcttcaataaccgattaGATTGACTTTCATAGAATTTGGtgaatcagctgttttacacggagttttCCAGTGCCTTAAAGTAGTTATTTTGCATTTCTCTTATCTCGTGgtctattcatacacgagggatCAAAGATTGGTCTCACAACTTAAGCCATTTCCATGtttcacactttcattgcatacaataaaaaaatatttattaactcacaatcataataatttatttatacaagaTACAAGAAAAACTATAGCCATTTCGACTCGCCATCAAGTTTATTAAGTTTAAATAAttatgaattaattttaaaaaaccaCAAATTTGTTAGATGTATTCTATATATACAGTTGGCAATATATATtggatgctaaaaaaaaattttcgtctGCTGAGTGGTATATCACCAATTcacaactgctgtttcgaaaacggcCTTTCTCGAAATGCTTCGAAATTCTGCGTTCAGTCGAGTTAGGGCGATATTTCACTCAAAGGTCtatttataacaacacccttCAGTTACATCTTGCTTCTTATAAAGTCTCGAACTCTTTCATTTGTTACATCTGTATATTTATCCGGCAAATTGCTCGAAGAAAAACCTTGTACTACCGCACAAAGTTGCCCATTCCGAACGCctgctgctccagaatctccaaaacACACACCAGATTCAGCACAAATAATTGTTTCTGATAAATGTACCGAACAGACTCTCGCATATCCAGTCTTACATTCTTGCGTCTTTACTATATCCACATACTTAGTTTTGAGCTGATTAGAATAACCCCTACTAGTTTCAGATATCCGACCCCATGCACTAACTTGTATCGTCATACCCGGTTCTAATCGATAATCGCAAAGTGATATTGGTGATATTGGTACTACACTATCCTCATCAAAGGATTTCTCCACTTTCACCACAGCTATATCCATAAAGTGTGTTTCTTCATCATAACCAGTACCATAATGTATACACTGCACATTGCGAGTTTGCCCGCTTCCTCTGTTATCTAAATCGGCAATACCAGCTATAAGGACGAGTTCATCCTGTTCTACATCTTTTAAGCAATGCGCGGCTGTAACCACAGTGTTGACATTGACTATGGCACCAGCGCAAATATAGAAGACTATACGGAATATTGCCACCGAATGTAGACTTTCTTCTATTTCTATATCTTGGCCATTTTTAATGCGAAATTGCGCATTCGCATATGGCAAAAAGCTGCAAAGCAGGGCAAAGAGCAACGCGAAATTACTCCGTAGACACATTTtagtttaaactttttttaccACTTTTCAAATATAAAGTACACCGAGAttattttgtgggcgctatttatacctaattgagtcatgtgaataaaaaataaacaaagaactttttattccaaatttcaggaATTTGATATAACAAAAGCACATCTAAATTTATGTTAAAGCTATACAACGTCagtcttgttatactcagcgtactttgcacacaaagtattatatctttggtaacataacggttcaTCGTAACGGCAagaacgaatcgagataaatatagacttccacatatcaaaatgtTAAGGATGAAAAAAGTAAATGAtttatgtccgtccgtctgttggtgcgcacgataacttgagtaaatatttagaatttaatattgaaatttggtatgtgtgttCCGTGGCGTTTATCGCGcatcgctattaaaaataaaggaaattggaTGGTAACCACACCCTCTTGTTACATATTCAGCCTAATTCTAAACAAACatgtttttcccttctcccattcctcgtattctaaataaaaattccttgtgagttttttcacttctcccttttctcttattctgaacaatatTCGAAAAAGCGCAAACCGGTTATGAGAGAAAACTAGGTATTATGAacgtgagtgagagggagatttctctgccatttctaaGGAGTtgtttcacttgttaaattaaagcgaCTGCATTAAAATAGttatataaattgaattgaatttaaagaaagaacacttattttacaaatttgtgctaaaatatgtacattttacacGAATTTATGGAAATCCTGGATactttgcaccttctgctaacgttcacaatatggtctttattttgTCTACTTTGGGAGCAGTACAATTTTACTTGAATATCACGAACTTcgcaaaagcgtgtttaaatcaaactgattagtcattccttttatactctttgttgtttcgtccgcatatttctcctaaggtctggaCGTTTCACCTTCAAGAAGTattcagccttattgtaaacttcgcgtgaatgcaattcccaatggaaaaattcccacatttgttctgttctcattgtgaacttcacatgtgaaaaatttcccattttcgaaaaattaccctaaccgtcaacaaatttttttcctcttgaatgtatagaatttgttcgcaaaactgaaagtgggaaacaacactcgataaaatgtaaggattgtttattgcttattaaacttagttaagaattattttatatcacattaggtctataaacaaaactcagttgactttcctggtaagcactatggccgaaaatcctgaaataggaaagggcttccaaaaaaaaataaagataaagtgctGGCTTTTTGGAAGAATTGAACAATTCTCTCAATAGCATGGGCCCACCATCAAAATCAATCTCCGAATGGAAAAAGGTGACTATCAATGCAATGTGGCTATGGAATGTGCCATAATTTATATAGCCATTGCTTACAGGTTTGGATTGATCAAAAACGATACGTACGAAACAAGGCtgtcgaaaataccaaaaataccaaaaataggaaAAAGACCGGTGGAGGACCTTGCAAGCAACATGTTTTTTCTGTATTAGAACAGTCAATTTTGGATATAACTGCGTCAGTAGCAGCTGCGGAAGGTGTCGAAGATGGCAAGCCTTTTGGTTTGAATGCAACGAAATCAACTGGTAAGCAACGTGAAAATAACAGCAGTGATGAAGACAACAGCTCTAGTGAGGACTCTGAAGTGGAACTTAGTTGCATGGACAATAGCTTGGacgaaaatagcaccgaaactgccggtgacacgcaaagggaaagtgctttgcctgcacaaaaaaccagccagcaaactcgcaaaaaaattaacccttcggagctattaaacattgaactagatgttcaaaaagaaatgaatgacaacgtcagaaagggcttggaaatccatcactatactgaaatagaaggccacttaaaggaattaaaccaaggcctcgaaaactttcaaaatattcaaaacagttTACTAAAGGAAACAAAACGCCACAATTCGGAAATTGGACGGCTCAGAAATAGAAGTTGACCGTAAACTCATACTTATAAACAGCCAAATCGAGGTTCAAAACTTGAAAATACTAGCTGCAAAGAAAAGCTTAGGCATTAATTAGAATGTTTCgaacgtttttgtaaaaaaaataaatggtaggtactttattttttcaaattggtaaaGCAAGATTAACAATAAAGCCGCTTTTGAGCTAATACAAATCAGACATTTCTTTGAAGAGTGTCATTCAATTATAAAAACATGTTGTCATAAATTTACATAAGGCAATTGCCTATATTTGCTCTAATACGCTTAGCCTCATTGAGGTATGATGAATGCGATTCAGATTCTTCAAACTGCACGTGTTCAGAAATTTCCAGTTGAGAAGCTCTATTTGAAATAAAAGGTGTGTCATTGCACCGATAGCATATATTGTGCAACGCGCAACAGACATTAGTAATTTGAACTGCTTTCTTAGGCGAATAATGTAGCTCCCTGGCTCCTAGTACACACCTCCATCTATTTTTTAAGACGCCATTGGTCCTTTCCACAATGTTACGTCCACGTGCATGAACCTCATTAAATTTGCTTTCTGTGGAGCCCTCTTCCGTTGATCTGTGGGGTGTTAGCAACCAAAGCTCCAGTGGATATCCAGCGTCGCCtatgaacaaaatttgattttgggaCTTACAGATTTCATTAATTCATTCAttatatctcctgcttggtaattttgtgaagtacgtgatatcgaagtataattgtactattcccaaagtagactaaataaagaccatattgcaatactgaatattggagttatttgttcgacagttcagccatacgaacgttagcagaaggtgcgaAATAATCGGAACTCTCCagagttcgttacaattggtgtcagaaaaggaatttttgaataaattccgaaaattttgaatacaacttaAACATGgtgaagttaagtgaattgaaaatccagcaGCTCAAAAAGGAGTTAAAAGCTCGCGGCAACAAATCCGAGCTACAAGCACGActacgcatatggctagtagaaaagcataaactacaaatatacatgtatatagagaaatacaactgttcgcgaaattactagaccttagaagaaatgggCGAATGAgaaaacggagagtataaaagccgtgcaagctgaggaatcagtaatcagtttgatttaaataatcggaattccccagaattcgttacaatatataacatttttgaaaacgcataaaacctgattatttactaaataatgatcTAGAAtcttgaaatttgatgtgtggactgatttaaaacttgataaaaattaaaagtgaaaatgggcgtgacacagCCCATTTGTGGtagaataaattttacaaatattattaatcataaatcaaaaaccgttacaCCTATCaaaacaaaattcggcggagaggttgaCTTTACTATAAATAACGTATGTCtggcaaagaatatattttcaatgtcttacactcagaaaaaatcgttataaaacgaacgaaataagttcaaaattaagaacattcgttgacaaaagtgtgttaaatacgttttttcttaacaCGTGACCCATGGGCTtgttttaaaaacagttttttcaaaTAGTGCTTGAagtgagcacagaaggttcacacatcaataccaaactggtcataaaataggAACGGTGTGCttgaaaaaactgtttttaaaacaAGCCCATGGGTCACGAGTTGAGAAAAAACGTATGTGATTTAAATTTGTAGTccgttctcaattcaagaacggtttgtgcttgatcactggtgggagtgggaaggtaattttttgATAGGTACccagttattttttttattaataatatttttttattaatgacaaaaaaattattattaaattccaAAAGTATAAGAACggaataatataaattttttccataTATTTCTCTTTCAAGCTGATTgcttacaagtgacgattggatgaaatttttttgacgttaattcattgttcgtgtcttaagacattaCTGCTCACATTTTACTTACAGTTTTTGTACTTCTTTTGAACGGAATGGAATGAGAAAAGAAGGATTAATATATCAAgcgaggttcgtgtctccgctattaagcacaactagTATTGTAGCGAGTTATTCAACTACTGCccctagatgggtctaactctcctttgcgcgcctagcctaaagttacaaacaagcatacatacaagtgaagctaatataagcgtgttaaaaaaattgtACGTTGATTCAGTAGTGGTAGAGGGTggtgttttttttatataactgccTCTCCAACTCAATGGAGGTCGCCCcctcctctgcttccaaattgcGGTGTCCAGTGAAATACCTTCTTGGTCGGAGCGTCTTcgttcatttgcataacatgacctcgccagcgaagcctttgggtttttttcACTGCACTATTGTCATATatgcgtaaagctcatcattatacctccttcgatatacGCCGTTATCGTGATTTGTGTTCTTTGTGCGAGGACATCTCTTTTTACTCTTTCTTGGATAACAGCAAGTAATTCGTTTTGTCCACCAGAGAAGGCGGGGCTCACAGCatgtttgttattattattgattGTACCACGACGGTTTAGTTCTGCTGATATAAGTATCTTCTCCAACATTATGTTAAAGAAACAACACGATATGGAGTCGCCTTGTCTTAAGCCTCATCTGGTTTCattggctcggagaggtccttcccaatccttacggagctggtgATGTTGCTAAACGTCATTATGCGGAGCCTTgttaactttgcagggaacttaaattcaaaCATATCAGCTTACAAGCAGCTTCTGTTTGCGCTGTCAAATGGTGCTTTGAAGTTCACGATAAGGTGGTGAATGTCGATTTTCTTATCGTGAATCTCCGCAAGGATCTGGTGCATCGTGAGGACCTGTttgatagtagatttaccaggtctgaaagcgcactgataaggttcaacTAGTTTGATGACTGTGGGcttatacgcgatattaaacAGGCTGATTTCGAGGTAGTTGAGAGTACACATAAGTACAAATCTGAAGGCATGCGtgcatccgaccatattttgcataagaGTTGAtgcatgtttgaacagcccggatAGTATTCCGTCATTACCTGGCGCCTTGTGTTTTTTAGCCGGGATATTGCCTTTCTCACGTCGTCATGATTTGTGCCGGAAcgctgctcatgttctcttttatgcaggttgaaatgcgtgCGAATGTCGCGTCAGTTGCCAAGGACTTGCCCATGTGTATTTGCAAGGTTTAATTGTGTTATTCAGTTGACACGTGTACAATGaatatatttttaatgaaaagtacaaacgtttaattagttttatcagttTCCAAGCAGCTGTtccttgtttattttaattctttattttctttgccgTTCTATGGAAAGGTTACTGCTTTTGCAGACGACCTTGCTTTAGCCTATAGTTCATCGAACTATctggaatgtttaagtttgtttaacggagtagattgaatgctatacattaatttaatttagtatacagaatatatgaaccaaaattggaataaaaagaaaaaaaatatgtaccttttattgcaAACATatataatgtgaaattctaattttccgAGATATTATGATaaaatattattaactggctgacgacattgtgttcagtctcgtattacactcaatgagatgaaactagctgaaatagatctatgcatctttgttttacggcggccaccgtggtgtcatggtagcgtgctgcgcctaccacaccggatgccctgggttcaaaccccgggcaaagcaacatcaaacattttagaaataaggtttttcaattagaagacaatttttctaagcggggtcgcccctcggcagtgtttggcaagcgctccgggtgtatttctgccatgaaaagctctcagtgaaaactcatctgccttgcagatgtcgttcggagtcggcataaaatcatgtaggtcccgtccggccaatttgtagggaaaatcaagaggagcacgacgcaaattggaagagaagctcggccttatatctcttcggaggttatcgcgccttaaattttttattttttttatttatctttgttttataaattttgctaattgaaaatgctttgatttttaaatataagatgaatcaacccgaaatataTCTGTaaatgtaacaccataaaaacatgatttattactattatttttatactacaccgatgtattcaaaaatactccgtatgaatttattctgaaaattgtatttggctgcataatatttatatagtaaagtgaatcaatttttaatgaaaaatgtagaggaaaaatatagcaaattcttcaaactattataaaaatattctttagcagaaaattagccacccacttcagtgccctagaaattagccggagaattcattcatatacaaaccatatgacaaagcttgaattgcattctccaaaaaaacttaaattttgagttaatctgtttacaataagacgagtgatatatgtttctataattctttttcatcaaaaacacaaattttataaacctgttaacggctactgcctagaagtattaacttatgaataacacaggcaACCAATCTTAAACCAAGTGTAAAGACCCAGGTCTATTTGGCGTCAcatagtgtaattaaaaacaaaaaaattcagtcatttaatttcttttataaagttcatgaaattaaagtttcaaaattaacttatattgcttgtttaatattttgacaaatattagatattttattataaatacttaaatataaaatcaaaatgtaaatgtgtaaaaatccaaacaaatgttaATAAGCTTTTAAAAGCGCCCCTAAAAAATTCAACACCATTAGGTTAAAACAGAATATAGAATTATATCTACCTACATGGTGAATATAATGAATTAGAACAAAGGTAACACTTAGAGACCAagtattagtattagaatttcatgctgaaggaaaatagccaatcgatataatcgctattggcgaaatgctgccagcggtgattgtcattcaaattaatcgaatgaaggaaaatcgccaatcactgatatatttggatagcaataGCTATCGCTATTAGTGATTTTCATTCACGGCGATGCAATCagcaatagcgaaatatcgttgcAACACTACTGCAGACGTTTCGCTCTGAGCAATATGTCGTGCTCTGGCACATTGTTTATCATGTAATAAATTGTAGGGATAAgtgtgtggcattaccacaatacaagatatttgtatttatgtaaatgccagaataTGTCTAGCTTGTAATGCACAAGCAAATTAATTccactttcgaccacacacaaatAACACATAGCGGtatagtcatagcggcatagataagttatattggacccagcggggagccgtatccgtttacagttgtttaagCCATAAGCGACACACTCACTAACTCACGCATCGATCAACATGCCTGATCGATAGCATCggtttgtcggtgcgactgaccaaacattattacatagctaggtaataagaatattctacTAAATAGGTATacagaaatagaatgtagttattcttagtgtgtaagcattgtatgtaaatgttgtaatagtattgtgagtaatattaatataaaaaaacacgtgtcactatgtttgaggccaatggactctaaaactactgaaccgattttgaatttgttttgcaccccgtttgtagtttgatctagcttgaaatataggataggttatatctcagtttatatatcttagtttataatcgcaatattattttattgcaaatttttttattagtttatacgtaataataaaatgttacgtatacgcaccggcactcacattttcaggtggtgcggatatacttgcgtgtaattggttggtgtttaattaaacaacgtgcttatcaataaaaaatattgtagcgaatgatatcaagtatagcacatcaccagggccggcgagagGGGAGCCCGGGgcttctgagggggcccgcgatttgaggtactaagacattttttttaattcaggagagtctttaattgttccatgtgcaatttttaagccgaatttcaaaagcaacgaaaatctgcatttccttttaatattatagtgaagtgagaaaaataaaaatctatatatataaaaagaaaggctaaaatgtatgttagttggtcgccggtgtttgaagagatgcgtcggtcaattttgttcaaactttcacacaagttgcgtaaacctcacgcggtggttactacataggtttggttgcgatcgacgtacagggtctccagatataggccgaaatgtggacccgagtacccctagaatgtgtttatagaatatggataacaaacgaaagctgttgatgagtgctttagtagagggccaTTTTCATAACCtggggtgactagggtctcgagatataggccaaaacgtgggccagtgaatgcctag
The Eurosta solidaginis isolate ZX-2024a chromosome 5, ASM4086904v1, whole genome shotgun sequence DNA segment above includes these coding regions:
- the LOC137252759 gene encoding trypsin alpha-like, whose translation is MCLRSNFALLFALLCSFLPYANAQFRIKNGQDIEIEESLHSVAIFRIVFYICAGAIVNVNTVVTAAHCLKDVEQDELVLIAGIADLDNRGSGQTRNVQCIHYGTGYDEETHFMDIAVVKVEKSFDEDSVVPISPISLCDYRLEPGMTIQVSAWGRISETSRGYSNQLKTKYVDIVKTQECKTGYARVCSVHLSETIICAESGVCFGDSGAAGVRNGQLCAVVQGFSSSNLPDKYTDVTNERVRDFIRSKM